ACGGGAGGAAGAGCGTTTGCGGGCCCCGAAGGCTGGGGCGGAGCATGACGTGCCGTGCGCAGATACAACACGGCATAAGTACCCAGCCAGTGTGAACCCAGATAGCCGGCATCGGGAAGGCCTTTCAAGCCGCCGGCAGCGTTAATGGCCGCAAGCTGCTGCAGCAGTGTGATGCGCGCGTCTTTCGCTGGAAGTGCATCAGCAATCTCGGTCATGGCGTAGGCACGATCGAAGGCAAGACCGATGAGGTGCGACTTGCCGGCAAACTCTTCCTTATCTGTGATTCTGGAGACATCGACACTCTTTGCCAGCGTCTGGAACTGCGGTGACTCCAGGGGCGGAAGGAAATCGGCCAGCCACTGCGGAAACTGTTCCCGCGGGAGGATGCGGCTCATCAGTTGCGCCTCTGCCAGGCAGGGCGAGAGAAACTCGGTGCCGCCGGGCTCAAAGGCTGTGGGGCAGTCACGATCAGTAACGAAGAGGCGGTTGGCGTTGCGCACCACAGCCGCTTTCAACGCGTCATTGGGTACAGCGCTCAGCGCATCGAGCACCAGAACCATGGACATCGCAGTATTCGGATGCACACCGGCGCGCGAGGCGACTGGAAGATGATCGTAGTAGTCGACCAGCTTGGTAGAGAAAAACTCCTGCAGCGGCTTGATGTTCGCCGTGAGCTTCGCCGCTTCAGGATCGTTCCATGTGCTGAGCTCGGCGTGCAGCTTCAGAAGCCAGGCGTAGCCGTAGGGCTTCTCGAAGTTCTTCGCTGTCTTGAAGAATTCCAGCTCGCCGGCGATGTTCTTTTCTCCTAGATGCTCGGTGAGCTTCTCCTGCATGAGGCGGCGTAGCGGAAGATCGGGGTAATCCTTGGACAGCGCGACCATCATCCAGGTGCTGTTCACGGCGGAGTGCCAATCATAACAGCCATAAAACGCGCGGGTTTTGTCGTAATCGACCGGGAGCTTCGGGCGTTCTCCGTAAAGCCACAGGTACTGTGCGCCTTCCGGCGCTGCCTGCGGATGATCGACACAGGAGAGCGGCCAAGCCGCCAGATAAGTGGCCTGTTCAAGCCCGAAGGTGGGAACCGTCACCTTTGGCAATGACTTGCCGTAGGCAGCAAGTTTCGACGCATCCACAGAACGATGCTGGGCCGCGGCGACAGCCGAGCCCAGCGTGATAACCAATGACAACGACTTCCATCCAACTGCCATGCCTGCCCTCGCAGAAAAAGGGCCCCGCCGCGCAGCGGGACCCGGGTCACGACGACGTTAGAAGGTGAAGCGGGCCGCCAGCTCACCCTGTTGACGATTGCCTGAGTCAGTAGCGCGGCCAAAGGTGGCCGATGCCGCCGAGGTTGTAATGCTGTTGTAGAGGTAGTTATTGGCGCCGAAGAGGTTGAAGGCCTGGCCATAGACCTCGAGGCTGAAGCGGTCGTGGATGCGGAAGTTCTTCAGCAGCCGCAGATCGAAAGACTTGTATGCACTGTTCTGGACTGTGGATGGATCGACTGCCGCCAGACCGCGGGACGCACGGTACGTGTTAATCAGTGAGAAGTCCACATCGCGGTTAACCTGATTGCGAGTAGTTCCGGGAACATACTGGGTGATCGAGTCAGCGTTCACCGTCGCCGCATAGGCGCTGAACGGCGTGGCCGAGCGAAGCGTAAGAATGCCGCTGCTCACGATGCCCCAGGGAAGCTGATATCCAAAGCTGGCTACCAGAGCGTGGCGGCGGTCGGCATTGCCAGGGCCCCAGTCGAGCCCCAGATTCAGCGGGTTGGTAGCCGTCGCCTGCGGGTTGTTATCACGCGTGCTCTGCAGCGTGTAGGAAACCGTGTACATGTGGCGGCGCGACAGCCGCTTGTCGACGCGGACAAAGAGCGCCTTGTACTTCGAGGCCGCGATCGGCGCGCGCATATAAATGATGTTCCATCCCGTCGCCGGGCGGGTGGTGCCGCTGGTGGGGTAGTTCAGGTCGATGGTGCGGTAGTCGTGCAAGCTGTAGCTGTACAGACCATCGAGGTTGACCGAGAGATTGTTGGAGATCTGCCGCGAGTAACCGGCCGAGTACTGCTGCGCGTAAGGGTTCTGGAAGTTCGGCGCCATGAAGGTCACCGTAGGCTTGTTCGTCGAGCAGTAGTCCGCCGCCGTCTTACCCGCGCCGAAGGGATTTGGATAGGAAGGGCTGACGATAGAGATGCTGCAGCTCACCAGGTTGCGAGCCTCCGAGAAGTTCTGCAGCGTCTGAATGTTGTTGTAGTAGATGCCGTAGCCGGCGCGGATCACATCCCGCGACTTGCCGGTGATATCCCACACCAGGCCGATACGCGGAGCGAAGTTGTTGCTGTCGCCGCGAGCCTTGTTGTTGTTGATGAACGGAATCTGCGACTGCGCCGTCGTATAGTTCAGCCGCTCATTGAACGATCCGAACTGGCGCTCCCAGCGGAGGCCTAGATTGACAGTGAGGTTGCGCGAAACCTTCCACTCGTCTTCGCCATAAAGACCGAGCGGCGCGGTGGGTATCTTCGTCGAGATGAACGGAATTGTCTGCGTGTACGAGGTGGGGTTCTTCAGCGCGGCGATGGTGGATGCGTTGTTGGGATCAAAGACCTGGTCCGTGCCGAAGGTCCAGGTACCGTTGTAGTTGCTGGCCGCACCGTCCGTGAACGGAATGTAGCTGACATCAAAACCCGCCTTGAACGTGTGCTTACCGAGAACGTAAGAGACGCTGTCAAGAAGCTGGAAGCGGCGCTCCACACCGGTGTCGGCATAGCCGAAGCCATAGCTGAAGCCGGGGAAGGTGTACGCCGTCTGTAGGCTGTTGAGCACCTGCTGTGAGTAACTGCCAGGGTTGGTTGGGATAGGAGCGTTCGGCGGGCCGAGCTGGTAGGAGGCGTACGCGTACTGGAAACGAAGATCGTTCAACAGCCGCGGCGAGAGTGTATAGGTATGGCCGACGACGAGCGACTGGCGTGGAATCTCGCCGTTGTAACAATTACGGACCGTGGCGCCACCGCAACCCTGATAGCTGAGCAGGTTCCACTCCTGGGCGTAGCGCGCAAAGAGTGCCTGCTTGTCAGTCAGCTTATGGTCGACACGCGCCGTAAACATCTGGTCATGGCTGGGCTTGGAGAATGCTCCGTTGTTGGCGCTGTAATAAGAAGGGTTGGCGGCGACGGTGTAGACCTCAGAGGTCTGCGTGCGCTCAAAGGCCAGATAGAAGTGCGTACGGTCTTTCAGGATAGGACCGCCGATATCCCCCCCAAACTGATTACGATTGAACTCCGGATTGACAGTCTGATTGAACTTCGGCGCGTTGATCGCCTTGTTGCGCCACAGCTCGAAGGCCTCACCGTGAAAGGCATTGGTCCCGCTCTTGGTAACGACGGAGATGAGGCCACCCATCGAGAGACCGTACTCGGCCGGGTACTGCGTGATGTTGACCTTGAACTCCTGCACGCCGCCTTGAGGGAAGTTCTGGCGAGGCTCGCCCATCTCGGCGAAGACATTGGAAACGCCATCGATGACAAAGCCATTGGTGTAGTAGCCCGAACCGCCACCGATCTGCACGTTGTTATAGAAAGAACGCGATGCATCCTGACTGGTGCCGGGAACAAGAAGCGCGAGATTCAGGTATTGCCGCGTGTTGACCGGAAGCTTGTCGATCTCGTCCTGCGTCACCACTCCGCCAACACTGTTGCTCTCGGTATTGATCTGCGGAGAGTAGCCGTTGACCTCCACGACTTCGCCGGTGCTCCCCACGCTCAGTGTCACATCCTGCGTGAGGTGAGCATCGAGGTTAACAGTCAGATTGCTGATACCCGTCTTGCTGAAACCCGCTGCCGTAATCTCAAGCCGGTAGTGACCGGGCGCCACCTGCTGGAAGCGGTAGCTGCCATCGCCGCTGCTGGTCTGGCTGGACTTGATGCCGGAGTCGGTGTTGACCAGGGTGACGGAGGCATTGGCAATGTCTGCTCCAGTCGCATCATGCACC
This genomic window from Terriglobus albidus contains:
- a CDS encoding DUF2891 family protein, with the protein product MAVGWKSLSLVITLGSAVAAAQHRSVDASKLAAYGKSLPKVTVPTFGLEQATYLAAWPLSCVDHPQAAPEGAQYLWLYGERPKLPVDYDKTRAFYGCYDWHSAVNSTWMMVALSKDYPDLPLRRLMQEKLTEHLGEKNIAGELEFFKTAKNFEKPYGYAWLLKLHAELSTWNDPEAAKLTANIKPLQEFFSTKLVDYYDHLPVASRAGVHPNTAMSMVLVLDALSAVPNDALKAAVVRNANRLFVTDRDCPTAFEPGGTEFLSPCLAEAQLMSRILPREQFPQWLADFLPPLESPQFQTLAKSVDVSRITDKEEFAGKSHLIGLAFDRAYAMTEIADALPAKDARITLLQQLAAINAAGGLKGLPDAGYLGSHWLGTYAVLYLRTARHAPPQPSGPANALPPVDSTKPVNGDRSR
- a CDS encoding TonB-dependent receptor, which translates into the protein MRPLSGTKVFSCLLLLSSAAMLAAQSTLGDIAGTVHDATGADIANASVTLVNTDSGIKSSQTSSGDGSYRFQQVAPGHYRLEITAAGFSKTGISNLTVNLDAHLTQDVTLSVGSTGEVVEVNGYSPQINTESNSVGGVVTQDEIDKLPVNTRQYLNLALLVPGTSQDASRSFYNNVQIGGGSGYYTNGFVIDGVSNVFAEMGEPRQNFPQGGVQEFKVNITQYPAEYGLSMGGLISVVTKSGTNAFHGEAFELWRNKAINAPKFNQTVNPEFNRNQFGGDIGGPILKDRTHFYLAFERTQTSEVYTVAANPSYYSANNGAFSKPSHDQMFTARVDHKLTDKQALFARYAQEWNLLSYQGCGGATVRNCYNGEIPRQSLVVGHTYTLSPRLLNDLRFQYAYASYQLGPPNAPIPTNPGSYSQQVLNSLQTAYTFPGFSYGFGYADTGVERRFQLLDSVSYVLGKHTFKAGFDVSYIPFTDGAASNYNGTWTFGTDQVFDPNNASTIAALKNPTSYTQTIPFISTKIPTAPLGLYGEDEWKVSRNLTVNLGLRWERQFGSFNERLNYTTAQSQIPFINNNKARGDSNNFAPRIGLVWDITGKSRDVIRAGYGIYYNNIQTLQNFSEARNLVSCSISIVSPSYPNPFGAGKTAADYCSTNKPTVTFMAPNFQNPYAQQYSAGYSRQISNNLSVNLDGLYSYSLHDYRTIDLNYPTSGTTRPATGWNIIYMRAPIAASKYKALFVRVDKRLSRRHMYTVSYTLQSTRDNNPQATATNPLNLGLDWGPGNADRRHALVASFGYQLPWGIVSSGILTLRSATPFSAYAATVNADSITQYVPGTTRNQVNRDVDFSLINTYRASRGLAAVDPSTVQNSAYKSFDLRLLKNFRIHDRFSLEVYGQAFNLFGANNYLYNSITTSAASATFGRATDSGNRQQGELAARFTF